The Kazachstania africana CBS 2517 chromosome 8, complete genome genome contains a region encoding:
- the ZRT2 gene encoding low-affinity Zn(2+) transporter ZRT2 (similar to Saccharomyces cerevisiae ZRT2 (YLR130C); ancestral locus Anc_8.325), producing the protein MLSITELIPRAIDTCSTSNDYDGNNNLRILSVFILLISASIGVFFPILASRYSFINLPGWCFFIAKFFGSGVIVATAFIHLLEPASEELGDDCLGGTFAEYPWAFGICLMSLFFLFLVEIISHYFVNKNFGHDHGHDETGTIVHHIPREEDEEEEDSLDEDFKKGDIESQTSPDIRTHKLDRLASILGKDHFSHDSTHQDPSQLGTSTEEFQKEQYLNQIVALFILESGIIFHSIFIGLSLAVTGAEFKTLFIVLTFHQMFEGLGLGTRISEANWPQSKKYIPWLMGLAFALTTAIAVAIGIGVRHSWVPGSRNALIASGIFDSISAGILIYTGLVELMAHEFLYSNQFKGPDGFKRMLFAYFIMCCGAALMALLGKWA; encoded by the coding sequence ATGTTATCAATAACAGAGCTGATACCGAGAGCAATCGATACATGCTCTACTTCAAATGATTACGATGGTAACAATAATTTAAGAATTTTATCTGTAttcatattattgatttcagCTTCCATAGGGGTATTTTTCCCCATATTGGCGTCTAGATACTCCTTTATCAATTTACCAGGCTGGTGTTTCTTTATtgccaaattttttggttcTGGTGTGATTGTCGCTACTGCatttattcatttattAGAACCTGCTTCCGAAGAATTGGGTGACGATTGTCTAGGAGGCACTTTTGCTGAATACCCTTGGGCTTTTGGTATTTGTCTCATGtctctcttcttcttattcCTCGTAGAGATCATTTCCCACTATTTTgtcaataaaaattttggtcaTGATCATGGACACGATGAAACTGGTACAATCGTACACCATATACCACgcgaagaagatgaagaagaagaagacagccttgatgaagattttaaaaaagGCGATATAGAATCTCAGACTTCTCCTGACATTAGAACTCATAAGCTAGATAGATTGGCTTCAATACTAGGCAAAGATCATTTTTCACACGATTCTACCCATCAAGATCCATCGCAGTTGGGTACTTCAACTGAAGAGTTCCAAAAGGAACaatatttaaatcaaattgTTGCATTATTCATCCTGGAATCAggtattatttttcattccATATTCATTGGACTTTCATTAGCCGTTACTGGTGCAGAATTCAAAACATTATTTATCGTATTAACATTCCATCAAATGTTCGAAGGTCTCGGTCTAGGTACCAGGATTTCAGAAGCCAATTGGCCACAATCTAAAAAATACATTCCCTGGCTAATGGGTCTTGCATTTGCATTGACTACAGCCATTGCTGTAGCCATAGGTATAGGTGTAAGACACTCGTGGGTACCCGGCTCAAGAAACGCATTAATTGCCAGCGGTATATTCGATTCAATATCAGCAGGTATCTTAATATACACAGGTCTTGTCGAACTAATGGCACatgaatttttatattcaaatcaattcaaAGGCCCTGATGGTTTCAAACGTATGCTCTTCGCTTATTTCATTATGTGTTGCGGTGCAGCTTTGATGGCTTTATTGGGTAAATGGGCATAA
- the DIP2 gene encoding snoRNA-binding rRNA-processing protein DIP2 (similar to Saccharomyces cerevisiae DIP2 (YLR129W); ancestral locus Anc_8.324), protein MVKSYQRFEQTSVFGVISSNSNSVWIPNGNGPGNIITSALENINIWDIKTGELVNQLTDGLPPPGSIDSKLSKPASVTYFKYHEDTNLLAAGYSDGVIKVWDLISKTILLTFNGHKSAITILTFDSTGTRLISGSNDSDIIVWDLVSEVGLYKLRSHKDNITGIWCSDDENWLISTSKDGLIKVWDLKIQQCVETHIAHTGECWSLGIHNDLVVTTSAESQVKFWKLDLENQPNGSKLVEKGIFEKQSKQRGLSVEFITSKGDDVSFFHIQNADKTVEIFRIRKKDEIEKALKKREKRLKEKGMTDDEIAQNVDEAFVSFLMHPFQTVRSTYKIKSVCWTHATSSKLELVVTTSSNTIEYYSVTYAKRIPQPPSKIHTIELHGQRTDIRSIAISDDNKLLATASNGLLKIWNLKTHKCIRTFECGYALCCKFLPGGLLVIVGTRNGELQLFDLASSTQLENIEDAHDAAIWSLDITSDGKRLITGSADKTVKFWDFKLDQQKVEGTRDSYIPVLKLFHDTTLEIGEDILCVRLSPDDKFLAVSLLDYTVKIFFLDSMKFFLSLYGHKLPVLSIDISFDSKLIITSSADKNIKIWGLDFGDCHKSLFAHADSIMNVKFLNNSHNFFSCSKDGTIKYWDGDKFECIQKLVAHQNEVWSIAIADDSSFVVSSSHDHSLRIWEETEDQVFLEEEREREMEEQYENTLLNSLEEGTGDSAFKSDTKGSEDEDEATDVHKQTAESLKAGERLMEALDLGIEEIEKNETYLKDLELWKKKKIGGDAPIKPQGNAILTAINKTPEQYILETLIKIKPSQLEDAILVFPFSYVLKFLKFIDIVLNDPKVLNNHLTLICKNLFFVIKSNHKELISQKNEDLKLQVDRVKDRLRGALRKNEDDLGYNIQGLKFIKQQWNLTHNFEFNDELDQNVQESKSGKKRVFGTIV, encoded by the coding sequence ATGGTTAAATCGTATCAACGTTTTGAACAAACCTCGGTTTTTGGTGTTATTAGTTCAAATTCTAATTCTGTGTGGATTCCGAATGGTAATGGCCCAGGTAACATTATTACCAGTGctttagaaaatataaatatatggGATATCAAGACAGGTGAATTAGTGAACCAGCTGACCGATGGATTACCTCCTCCAGGTTCTATTGACTCCAAATTAAGTAAGCCAGCGTCCGTCACTTATTTTAAGTATCATGAAGATACCAATTTGTTGGCCGCAGGTTATTCCGATGGTGTAATCAAAGTATGggatttaatttcaaagactATTCTTTTAACGTTCAATGGCCATAAATCAGCAATCACTATTTTGACTTTTGATTCCACTGGTACTAGATTAATCTCGGGTTCTAATGATTCAGATATCATCGTCTGGGATTTGGTCAGTGAAGTTGGTCTATACAAATTGAGATCGCATAAAGATAACATTACTGGTATCTGGTGTAGTGATGACGAAAATTGGTTGATCAGTACATCAAAGGATGGTCTCATTAAGGTTTGGGATTTAAAGATCCAGCAATGTGTTGAAACTCATATTGCTCATACAGGCGAATGTTGGTCTCTAGGAATCCATAACGACTTAGTAGTCACAACAAGCGCCGAATCACAAGTGAAATTCTGGAAGCTTGATTTAGAAAATCAACCAAATGGATCTAAATTAGTGGAAAAGGGAATTTTCGAGAAACAAAGTAAACAGAGAGGTTTGAGTGTGGAATTTATAACCTCAAAAGGTGATGATGTCAGTTTCTTTCACATTCAAAACGCAGATAAGACAGTAGAAATATTTagaattagaaagaaagatgagattgaaaaagctttgaagaaaagagaaaagagattgaaagaaaaaggtatgactgatgatgaaatagCTCAAAATGTGGATGAAGCATTTGTTTCCTTCTTAATGCATCCTTTCCAGACGGTGAGATCGACTTACAAGATAAAATCTGTATGTTGGACACATGCCACTTCATCAAAGTTGGAACTTGTTGTAACAACTTCAAGTAACACTATCGAGTACTATTCTGTCACATACGCTAAGAGAATTCCACAGCCACCAAGCAAGATACATACCATCGAACTTCATGGTCAAAGAACAGACATCAGATCCATCGCTATTAGTGACGATAATAAACTTTTGGCCACTGCATCTAACGGTCTATTAAAGATTtggaatttgaaaactCATAAATGTATAAGAACTTTTGAATGTGGATATGCATTATGTTGTAAATTTCTACCTGGTGGTCTATTGGTTATTGTCGGTACAAGAAATGGTGAGTTACAACTGTTTGATTTGGCATCTTCTACCCAactagaaaatattgaagatgctCACGATGCTGCTATATGGTCTTTGGATATAACGAGTGACGGTAAAAGATTAATTACTGGGTCTGCTGATAAGACAGTCAAATTTTGGGACTTCAAACTTGACCAACAAAAAGTGGAAGGTACAAGGGACAGTTACATCCCCgtattgaaattgtttcaTGATACTACATTAGAAATTGGTGAAGATATCCTTTGTGTTAGATTATCTCCTGATGACAAATTTTTAGCTGTTTCTTTACTAGATTATACTGTCAAGATATTCTTCCTAGATTCCATGAAATTCTTTTTAAGTTTATATGGTCACAAATTGCCAGTACTATCCATTGACATATCATTTGATTCTAAACTGATTATAACATCATCCGCagataaaaatatcaagatttGGGGTCTTGATTTTGGTGATTGTCataaatcattatttgCACACGCCGATTCAATTATGAACGTTAAGTTTTTGAACAACTCccacaattttttcagttgTTCTAAGGATGGTACTATCAAATATTGGGATggtgataaatttgaatgtaTACAGAAATTAGTAGCTCATCAAAATGAAGTTTGGTCCATTGCGATTGCAGATGATTCCTCTTTTGTGGTTTCATCATCTCACGACCATAGTTTAAGAATCTGGGAAGAAACGGAAGATCAAGTTTTCCTAGAAGAAGAACGTGAAAGAGAGATGGAAGAACAATATGAGAacacattattgaattcattGGAAGAAGGTACCGGTGATTCCGCATTCAAAAGTGATACAAAGGGatcagaagatgaagatgaagcCACTGATGTCCACAAACAGACAGCAGAGTCATTAAAAGCAGGTGAAAGATTGATGGAAGCTTTGGATTTGggtattgaagaaattgaaaagaatgaaacGTATCTAAAAGATCTAGAACTttggaaaaagaagaaaattggtGGTGATGCCCCAATCAAACCACAAGGTAATGCAATTTTGACTGCTATTAACAAGACTCCTGAACAGTATATCCTAGAGACATTAATAAAGATTAAACCTTCACAATTAGAAGATGCTATATTGGTATTCCCATTTTCTTAcgttttgaaatttttgaaattcattgatattgttTTGAACGATCCTAAAGTTTTGAATAATCATTTAACTTTGATTTGCAAGAATTTATTCTTCGTTATCAAATCTAACCATAAAGAACTTATATCAcagaaaaatgaagatttgaaattacaGGTTGATAGAGTTAAAGATAGATTACGTGGAGCACTACGAaagaatgaagatgatttggGTTATAACATACAAGGTttaaaattcatcaaacaACAATGGAATCTAACACATaactttgaattcaatgatgaaCTTGATCAAAATGTGCAAGAATCCAAGTCTGGAAAGAAGAGAGTATTTGGTACAATCGTATAA
- the DCN1 gene encoding NEDD8 ligase DCN1 (similar to Saccharomyces cerevisiae DCN1 (YLR128W); ancestral locus Anc_8.322) — protein MVKSMEEEAIVHFIGFTQCEPAMARKYLSKNRWNINYALNDFYDSELGGFTKEHERSNRRAVYPKELVQLFRDYCSEDTYIDFQGMIKLIKDCGLAIEDLATICLAHILHWENLQDKIYRDDFLQYLFEQGCCTVNDIKVVLKDLNEKLNTDPTYFTTIYNFSFGLILDDDTRNQSIDMDIAIEYWKLFFLNESIQSVEISNELLSLWFQFLADERKKQVSKDIWQMILEFFRKFKDLESLKESYDENDPWPFVIDEFYEYLQDTGKL, from the coding sequence ATGGTAAAGTCGATGGAAGAAGAGGCGATTGTTCATTTTATTGGGTTCACCCAATGTGAACCTGCTATGGCGAGGAAGTATCTGAGTAAAAATCGTTGGAATATTAACTATGCTTTGAACGATTTCTATGACTCTGAGTTGGGTGGGTTCACCAAGGAGCACGAACGATCGAACAGGAGAGCAGTGTATCCGAAGGAACTAGTTCAGTTGTTCCGGGATTATTGCAGTGAAGATACTtatattgattttcaaGGCATGATCAAGCTAATCAAAGATTGTGGTTTAGCCATTGAAGATTTGGCTACAATTTGTTTGGCCCATATTTTGCATTGGGAGAATCTTCAGGATAAGATTTATAGGGACGattttttacaatatttgTTCGAACAGGGTTGTTGCACCGTGAATGATATCAAAGTTGTTCTGAAGGACTTAAATGAGAAACTGAATACTGATCCGACATATTTCACTAcaatttataatttttcttttggtTTGATACTAGATGATGATACGAGGAATCAGAGCATCGATATGGATATAGCGATTGAATATTGGAAGTTATTTTTCCTCAATGAATCTATTCAGTCTGTGGAGATTAGTAATGAATTGTTGTCACTATGGTTTCAATTTCTAGCGGatgaaaggaaaaaacAGGTTTCAAAGGACATATGGCAGATGatattggaatttttcaggAAATTTAAAGACTTGGAAAGCCTCAAAGAATCgtatgatgaaaatgatccaTGGCCCTTTGTGATTGATGAGTTCTATGAATATCTTCAAGACACGGGGAAGTTATAG
- the APC2 gene encoding anaphase promoting complex subunit 2 (similar to Saccharomyces cerevisiae APC2 (YLR127C); ancestral locus Anc_8.321) — translation MSDEQILHMMLPNAKFAEDLDRLLLWLSPAEHQCKPPSLRIKKSIQRIRECFQLSSDFTNCLVKLYIDLIRFEFISYMKENANCLKFNDVLKLENRIEHPRLFIPELEFEYFKNLHMLRHYLLDSDKSFKTALCTSIENLIMEDDFYSATIILDWIDSAYSIDLSPKDLVLDMLVKKIAGICSGSIRGSWTRRFIVIETFNDFIEVYWSHFAQLLKCPENDHELTKTVFKCFEREFINIRINEIFEIFTSAYPESKPTILELRKVMKAPKDLQRLTYTFLDTFKDEMLNPCVTTIDALTSYLKAIKGFLLLDPAGRYLNLVTTFVKPYFQDKSDLINILLYAILDLKPKDFEDLNISYIPGLNKLSLDMREDPEFSIENVEPNDNNYKRTVPNLESIGANSLHDKGTLIQDHIMKQFMMWVPEPNMNNLENDHDNGNDFEEDNNDVTAVNSIFYNVNLLDILLDLFESKEIFIGKFVNLLTIKFFKLQNYRVDPNWQKCLELINSKFNSSNISMDEKMEEDVAIGTVNPTNENYVDEKRKTNASNDMEEIQISLNKIEVMLNDIRHSEKFSFQISSELNRYGLRSNNVGIKPKFISPLYWDYEDNELGVNNFLKENVFDEECTKAILQYASEYCSINKGFALHYCKGKEMIEVEISFNDGAIKGFLVNASQYYVLTLFDTGNEKLTIESILTAGEAKRSKNEIIDALKFWVEKNVLVYEGGYYYSRDLHSIENSKGNTTTRTDDLLVKEALPYIKTMLESFGNLSASRIQNFLKATLPAAQDSDHIITDIHSVLDTLVSDGILFKNSSGSYKLADET, via the coding sequence ATGTCAGATGAACAGATTTTGCATATGATGCTGCCCAACGCAAAATTTGCGGAAGATTTGGATCGATTGCTGTTGTGGCTATCGCCTGCTGAACATCAGTGTAAACCGCCATCCTTGAGGATAAAAAAATCCATTCAGAGGATCAGAGAGTGTTTCCAACTTTCTAGTGATTTCACCAATTGTCTTGTGAAACTATATATTGATCTGATTCGGTTTGAGTTTATATCGTACATGAAGGAGAATGCcaattgtttgaaatttaatgaCGTGCTGAAATTAGAAAACAGGATTGAACACCCTCGTCTTTTCATTCCAGAGCTGGAATTTGAGTATTTTAAGAATCTCCATATGTTGAGGCACTATTTATTAGATAGTGACAAATCTTTTAAGACTGCGCTTTGTACAAGCATAGAGAACTTGATTATGGAAGATGATTTTTATTCTGCTACTATAATCCTAGATTGGATCGATAGTGCATATTCCATTGATTTGTCACCAAAAGATCTTGTCCTCGACATGCTGGTGAAAAAGATAGCAGGTATTTGTAGTGGATCAATTCGGGGTTCATGGACTAGAAGATTCATTGTCATTGAGACATTTAACGATTTCATAGAAGTCTATTGGTCTCATTTCGCCCAATTGTTGAAATGTCCAGAAAATGACCATGAGTTGACCAAGACCGTTTTTAAATGCTTCGAAAGGGAATTTATTAACATTagaatcaatgaaatttttgaaattttcacttCTGCATATCCTGAGTCAAAGCCTACAATTTTAGAGCTAAGAAAGGTCATGAAAGCTCCCAAGGATTTACAAAGACTCACATACACATTTTTGGATACATTTAAGGATGAAATGTTGAACCCATGTGTGACTACGATCGATGCACTAACGTCATATTTGAAAGCAATCAAAGGGTTTCTGTTGTTGGATCCTGCTGGTAGATATCTCAATTTGGTCACAACATTTGTCAAGCCATATTTCCAAGATAAATCTGATCTTATAAACATTTTGCTATATGCAATTTTGGATTTGAAACCAAaggattttgaagatttaaatatttcttatATTCCAGgattaaataaattatctcTAGATATGAGAGAGGATCCAGAATTTAGCATTGAAAATGTTGAGccaaatgataataattaCAAGCGAACTGTTCCAAACTTAGAAAGCATCGGCGCCAATTCTTTGCATGATAAAGGTACATTGATTCAGGATCACATCATGAAACAATTCATGATGTGGGTGCCCGAGCCAAATATGaacaatttggaaaatgacCATGATAATGGCAACGATTTTGAAGAGGATAACAATGATGTTACTGCCGTCAACTCCATTTTCTATAATGTCAATCTTCTAGATATCCTGTTGGATTTATTTGAATCGAAGGAAATATTTATTGGTAAATTTGTTAACTTACTGACTATAAAGTTCTTCAAACTACAAAATTATAGAGTGGATCCAAATTGGCAAAAATGTCttgaattaattaattccaaattcaatagCTCCAATATATCAATGGACGAGAAAATGGAGGAAGATGTAGCTATTGGAACGGTAAACCCTACAAACGAAAATTATGTGGATGAAAAACGGAAAACTAATGCTTCTAATGACATGGAAGAGATTCAAATAAGTTTGAACAAGATTGAAGTCATGCTAAATGACATAAGACACAgcgaaaaattttcattccaAATAAGTTCTGAACTTAATCGTTATGGACTTCGATCAAACAACGTGGGTATTAAACCAAAATTCATTTCACCATTGTATTGGGATTATGAGGATAATGAACTGGGGgtcaacaattttttgaaggagAATGTATTTGATGAGGAGTGTACAAAAGCTATACTACAATATGCGTCTGAATATTGCTCGATAAATAAAGGTTTCGCCTTACACTACTGTAAAGGCAAAGAAATGATCGAAGTCGAAATATCGTTTAATGACGGTGCAATCAAAGGATTTCTAGTTAATGCAAGCCAATACTACGTTTTGACACTTTTCGATACCGGCAATGAAAAACTTACGATTGAGAGTATCTTAACTGCAGGTGAGGCCAAAAGatcaaagaatgaaatcattgatGCTTTGAAGTTTTGGGTAGAGAAAAATGTGTTAGTGTATGAAGGTGGATATTACTACAGCCGAGACCTACAcagtattgaaaattccaaGGGCAACACAACAACCAGAACAGATGACCTCCTGGTGAAAGAAGCGTTGCCGTACATAAAGACCATGCTCGAGAGTTTTGGTAACCTGAGTGCTAGTAGGATAcagaattttttgaaagctACTTTGCCAGCAGCTCAGGACAGCGACCACATAATAACTGATATTCACTCAGTTTTGGATACTCTTGTTTCCGACGGTATTTTGTTTAAAAACAGCAGCGGCTCTTATAAATTGGCCGACGAAACGTGA
- the KAFR0H02290 gene encoding putative amidotransferase (similar to Saccharomyces cerevisiae YLR126C; ancestral locus Anc_8.320) yields MTKKIAIFKTDDDEDWTKPYGNFADMAINVMNQCKPFDVEYRVFDVVNNDFPKFTELLTGGYVGIYVTGSKYDSFDESTEWIVKLRKHLRHMIVENRGKFPPVVGVCFGHQIISYVLGAEVNRNPEGFEGGIVSIALNEYGTALFENKESLNLSELHNDIVFDVPTDVVNWGASAKCPVQGFYRPNELLTFQGHPEFVNEVARNGYNLFYAKPDHNSITTEEYKSMETSITTKTNDGLIAAKAIWKLYETTI; encoded by the coding sequence ATGACTAAGAAAATAGCTATATTCAAGACTGACGATGACGAAGACTGGACCAAACCATACGGTAATTTTGCTGATATGGCGATCAACGTAATGAATCAATGTAAACCCTTTGATGTGGAATACAGAGTGTTCGACGTAGTCAACAACGACTTCCCCAAGTTTACCGAGTTACTAACCGGCGGTTACGTTGGCATTTACGTTACTGGGTCCAAGTATGACTCGTTTGATGAATCTACTGAATGGATTGTCAAATTGAGGAAACATCTACGACACATGATTGTAGAAAATAGAGGCAAATTCCCACCTGTAGTAGGAGTCTGTTTCGGACACCAAATAATCTCGTATGTTCTTGGAGCAGAAGTGAATAGAAACCCTGAAGGATTCGAAGGGGGCATTGTGTCCATTGCGTTGAATGAATACGGCACGGCACTATTCGAGAACAAAGAGTCTCTAAATCTCTCGGAATTACATAACGATATAGTCTTTGATGTCCCCACAGACGTCGTGAACTGGGGGGCTAGTGCTAAATGCCCCGTACAAGGGTTCTACAGACCAAATGAGTTACTTACTTTCCAAGGTCATCCGGAGTTCGTTAACGAAGTCGCAAGAAACGGTTATAACTTGTTCTACGCTAAACCAGACCACAACTCAATAACGACAGAGGAGTATAAGAGCATGGAAACGAGCATCACTACCAAGACTAATGACGGTCTAATCGCTGCCAAAGCCATTTGGAAACTATACGAAACCACCATCTAG
- the KAFR0H02300 gene encoding pepsin-like aspartic protease (similar to Saccharomyces cerevisiae MKC7 (YDR144C) and YPS1 (YLR120C); ancestral locus Anc_8.318), with translation MILLAYLVESLFFIPNYSLSLPQIGGGDSKQPDYVNLKFKKTYGDSFEGSTTWSALAKRTRGYELVDLVNRQNFYSVDLDIGTPSQTITVLVDTGSSDLWVTGSDNPYCVSVKSNLVSSTNKFDCNTYGTFDKNQSSTWSSNDTLFSITYGDTSFARGTWGQDKLHLDDLDVSGLSFAVANVTNSTVGVLGIGLPGLEVTYINAPRNRYQYDNFPMILKNSGATHSNLYSLHLDHPEAEHGTVLFGAVDHSKYTGSLYTIPLVNTLKTHGFSDPAKFEVTLQGVGIVANNTQTTLTNTKIAALLDSGTTLTYLPQALVQVIADSIGARWSSRYGYYIVSCRAVENSDTTLVFDFGGFHINGKLTDFIVETFGNVCLLTIIEETGSNSAILGDNFLINAYVVFDLENNEISMAQALHNVDDDQDIEIVTSNAGVASAVTALGYSSTWTAEPSTIETFAGDIFTVSAGATANYTTAKTRQSSSDTESNTASTSMNRKNLANMNVPFTFLYSFPLLGSIIACIL, from the coding sequence ATGATTTTACTAGCGTATTTAGTTGAAAGTCTGTTTTTCATTCCCAATTATTCTCTGTCATTGCCTCAAATTGGTGGTGGTGACAGCAAGCAGCCAGATTATGTGaatttaaaattcaaaaagaCATATGGGGACTCATTTGAAGGATCAACGACATGGTCTGCCCTTGCAAAGAGGACTCGAGGTTATGAACTAGTAGATTTAGTCAATagacaaaatttttactcCGTGGATTTGGATATTGGCACTCCGTCACAAACAATCACGGTGCTTGTCGATACAGGGTCCTCAGATCTGTGGGTGACAGGCTCCGACAATCCATATTGTGTCAGTGTTAAATCCAATCTAGTCAGCTCTACAAACAAGTTTGATTGTAACACATATGGTACATTCGATAAGAATCAATCCTCCACGTGGTCATCAAATGATACATTATTTTCCATCACGTATGGTGATACCAGTTTTGCCAGGGGCACTTGGGGACAAGATAAACTACATTTAGACGATTTGGACGTCAGTGGTCTTTCATTTGCCGTGGCCAATGTGACAAACTCTACCGTCGGTGTCCTGGGGATAGGTTTACCTGGATTAGAGGTAACGTATATCAATGCTCCAAGAAATAGATACCAATACGATAATTTTCCcatgattttgaagaatagTGGTGCCACTCATTCCAACCTTTACTCCTTGCATTTAGACCACCCAGAAGCTGAACACGGTACCGTACTTTTTGGTGCCGTAGATCACTCGAAGTACACGGGCAGTCTATACACCATCCCACTGGTGAACACACTGAAGACACATGGGTTCTCTGATCCAGCAAAATTCGAAGTTACCTTGCAAGGCGTTGGTATCGTCGCCAATAATACTCAGACTACGCTTACTAACACAAAGATTGCAGCGCTACTAGACAGTGGCACCACGCTAACTTATTTACCACAGGCTTTGGTACAAGTTATCGCTGATAGTATCGGCGCCAGATGGAGTAGCAGATACGGCTATTACATAGTGTCCTGTAGGGCTGTGGAGAATAGCGATACTACACTGGTGTTTGACTTCGGTGGGTTCCATATCAACGGCAAACTCACTGATTTTATAGTAGAGACTTTTGGCAATGTGTGTCTTCTCACAatcattgaagaaacagGAAGCAACTCAGCAATCCTAGgtgataattttttgatcaatGCATATGTGGTATTCGACCTTGAAAACAACGAAATCTCCATGGCTCAGGCGCTTCACAATGTGGACGACGACCAAGACATTGAGATTGTCACAAGTAATGCAGGTGTCGCCAGTGCGGTGACAGCACTTGGATATTCAAGCACATGGACAGCAGAACCAAGTACCATTGAGACATTTGCCGGTGACATCTTCACGGTATCTGCTGGGGCCACAGCAAACTACACCACAGCGAAAACTAGGCAAAGTAGCAGTGACACTGAATCTAACACTGCCAGCACTTCAATGAACCGCAAGAATCTTGCCAACATGAACGTGCCATTcacatttttatattctttccCACTCCTGGGTTCGATCATTGCATGCATTTTATAA